A single genomic interval of Pirellulales bacterium harbors:
- a CDS encoding carboxypeptidase M32 — translation MTELNRIYEQLLAHCRETALLSSIESLLGWDERTLLPAAAGEYRAEQMTFLAGSIHRRRTDPRIGEWLNALAADQADRHSDRGATIRELKRQYDRQVKLPPALVEEMARTAVLGQQAWVAARANNDFSAFRPHLEKTYKLKREAAQAIGYAQCAYDALLDEFEPGALTSQIASVLADLRDQLVPLVAEIRDSGRRQKIEILARHYPRDVQERFAKGAATEIGFDFHRGRLDVTHHPFCSGMGPNDCRITTRYDEHHFSGALFGVLHEAGHGIYDQGLRGDWYGLPPGEAVSLGIHESQSRMWENLVGRGLAFWQHFYSTAQQAFPAALGDVSLDDFYGAINDVRPSLIRVEADEATYNLHILVRFELEQALVADDLQPADLPGAWNEKYRHYLGIVPPNDADGVLQDIHWSAGLVGYFPTYSLGNLYAAQFFEQADADLGGLANQFAAGQFEPLRHWLREKIHRLGQCYTAGELVQRVTGESLSPAPLMRHLRGKFGRLYGLIN, via the coding sequence ACGGCGCTGCTAAGCTCAATCGAATCTCTTCTCGGCTGGGATGAACGCACGCTGCTACCGGCGGCCGCCGGCGAATATCGCGCCGAGCAAATGACCTTCTTGGCTGGCTCGATTCATCGGCGGCGAACCGATCCGCGGATCGGCGAGTGGCTGAATGCGTTGGCGGCAGATCAGGCCGATCGGCACAGTGACCGTGGAGCGACGATCCGCGAGCTGAAGCGGCAGTACGATCGTCAGGTGAAACTACCCCCTGCGCTCGTCGAAGAAATGGCGCGCACCGCGGTGCTCGGCCAACAGGCCTGGGTCGCCGCACGGGCGAACAATGATTTTTCCGCCTTTAGGCCGCACTTGGAAAAGACGTACAAGCTGAAGCGAGAAGCTGCCCAGGCGATTGGCTATGCCCAGTGCGCCTATGACGCCCTGCTCGACGAATTCGAGCCTGGCGCACTCACTTCGCAGATTGCGAGCGTACTAGCCGACCTGCGCGATCAGCTTGTGCCGCTGGTGGCGGAGATCCGCGACAGTGGCCGACGGCAAAAAATCGAAATCCTCGCGCGGCATTATCCCCGCGATGTGCAGGAGCGATTTGCCAAAGGCGCGGCCACCGAGATCGGTTTTGATTTCCATCGCGGCCGGCTCGATGTAACTCATCACCCCTTTTGCAGCGGAATGGGGCCCAACGACTGCCGCATCACCACGCGGTACGACGAGCACCATTTCAGTGGCGCGCTGTTCGGTGTGTTGCACGAAGCAGGACACGGCATTTACGATCAAGGACTGCGGGGCGATTGGTACGGCCTGCCGCCGGGAGAAGCTGTATCGCTGGGAATTCACGAATCGCAATCGCGAATGTGGGAAAATCTCGTCGGCCGCGGTTTAGCGTTCTGGCAACATTTTTATTCCACCGCACAGCAAGCGTTTCCGGCGGCGCTCGGCGACGTTTCGCTCGACGATTTCTATGGCGCCATCAACGACGTGCGCCCCTCGCTGATTCGTGTCGAAGCCGACGAGGCGACTTACAACTTACACATCTTGGTCCGATTTGAACTGGAACAAGCGCTCGTCGCCGACGATCTACAACCCGCTGACCTGCCCGGCGCGTGGAACGAAAAATACCGCCACTACCTGGGCATTGTGCCGCCGAACGATGCCGACGGCGTGCTGCAAGACATTCATTGGAGCGCAGGCCTGGTCGGCTACTTTCCCACCTATTCGCTCGGCAACCTCTATGCCGCCCAATTCTTCGAGCAGGCCGACGCCGATCTAGGCGGGCTGGCCAATCAATTCGCGGCCGGCCAGTTCGAACCGCTCCGCCACTGGCTGCGCGAGAAAATCCATCGCCTGGGTCAATGTTACACGGCAGGCGAATTAGTGCAGCGAGTGACAGGCGAGTCGCTGTCGCCAGCCCCCCTCATGCGCCATCTCCGCGGCAAATTCGGCCGGCTGTATGGTCTGATCAACTAA